Proteins from a genomic interval of Capsicum annuum cultivar UCD-10X-F1 chromosome 4, UCD10Xv1.1, whole genome shotgun sequence:
- the LOC107868545 gene encoding actin-depolymerizing factor-like — protein sequence MSPVGDRFIEGGRGSPAKVVTVLVAELAEDDGLLGGHLVGRHWSPEIRSVLPASNLVGALVTLFPTVYFAGNSSFCNHRYIVFKIDGQQVVVEKVGRNQETHEDLANSLPPNECRYAVFNYDFTTNENFQKSKIFFIAWSPDTARVRSKMLYASSKDRFRREFDGVQVELQATDPSEMRLDTFTGKAL from the exons ATGTCGCCGGTCGGTGATCGGTTTATCGAAGGCGGGAGAGGAAGTCCGGCGAAAGTGGTAACGGTGTTGGTCGCTGAGTTGGCTGAGGATGATGGGTTGTTG GGGGGACATCTCGTTGGGAGACATTGGTCGCCCGAAATCCGATCAGTTTTGCCGGCGTCAAATCTCGTCGGAGCTCTGGTTACGTTGTTTCCTACGGTTTATTTTGCTGGaaattctagtttttg TAATCACAGATATATAGTGTTCAAGATTGATGGTCAGCAAGTTGTTGTTGAGAAGGTTGGCAGAAATCAAGAGACACATGAAGATCTTGCTAACAGCTTGCCTCCCAATGAATGCCGCTATGCTGTTTTTAACTATGATTTCACTACTAATGAAAATTTCCAAAAGAGCAAGATCTTCTTCATTGCTTG GTCACCAGATACAGCAAGGGTAAGAAGTAAAATGTTGTATGCAAGCTCCAAAGACAGATTCAGGAGGGAATTCGATGGTGTGCAGGTTGAATTGCAGGCTACTGATCCGAGTGAAATGAGATTAGATACCTTTACTGGCAAAGCTCTCTGA